Proteins encoded together in one Planctomycetia bacterium window:
- a CDS encoding DUF1592 domain-containing protein: MSNFPAIACALVSLACASAAWAEAPDEFQRQVAPFLKSYCVGCHNSTKTEGALDLSRFTTAAAIGEHFRQWEHVLTFVRKGEMPPDKAKQPTIEERNAALATIERLMAAEAKKWSGDPGVVLPRRLTVAEYNYTIRDLTGVDIRPAESFPVDPASGEGFNNTGEALVMSPNLFKKYYAAAQLVAEHVVLTPSGMTFAPYPAVTFADRVKFHEQAILRFYEEHDVALEAYLTSAWEFRHRPAALQRTTIDVWAAEKKLSPKYLRLLWDTLNAPAGDDPFPLSAVRREWHAISGPTTNKDGTVVRIAPAGQIGALAAKIRRASQMLCAQESAAIVSNAGNAPIQHLERRKKSATERDTFDETMIADARRLHVEFRKLKDRPEIVIHIQAVDAAQGTGPGYVVLSEMNFSTQSANDYRPADKKNRSLGSVLKEFAPEQWKRLKPGVHPLGHKIDAESIVVSTAAPLEINVPTKAFTDRPEIRFFVEAKLDREEAKTPMVRVAVSDKPLGAVATGVDDLAGLLIDPQSPLAARLRASGVEFCRTFPNRFVYVDSTRGLSAGFHLIEGVFRDDMPLVKLVLDDTERAELDRLWNELYFGTGLMEKMLRGFVFFERSERNFLKHADFDSFKEEDPGLVHDDTLARFEQVYLVRSGVKAGDPKVADHPVHLFFSEIRNGLKLRAEQFAHAKPIYLRQLLEFAERAYRRPLTEAERVQLVKFYETTSSRPELGIEQAVRGCVTSILVSPYFCCRIDLPAGGESVAPLADISLASRLSYFLWSSMPDEELAALAKAGKLNDEVTLRQQLRRMLKDPKVRAFALEFFGQWLRHRDFLEQESVDRRVFPAFKDDLKLAMFEEPTRMITHLIQTDRPVTDVLYGDVTFVNKSLAAHYGWPGPNSESEWQQVDGIQRHGRGGVLGMAVFLTAYSQPQRTSPVKRGFWVVHKILGEHIPAPPNDIAPLPAKETETNGKTIRQLLALHTEAEMCARCHKRFDPIGLSMEGFDPIGKARSKDLAGRPVDNVVKLPSGETSHGVPEFLKYIRANRNDDYLDTLCRKFLGYALGRSVEASDHDLLEKMKAELRRHDDKFSALFETVVCSPQFRNQRCRDFSLARFKPTSSGD, encoded by the coding sequence ATGTCGAACTTCCCGGCGATCGCTTGCGCGCTCGTTTCTCTGGCGTGCGCCTCTGCTGCCTGGGCCGAAGCGCCGGACGAGTTCCAGCGCCAAGTCGCGCCGTTTCTGAAGAGCTACTGCGTCGGCTGCCACAACTCGACGAAGACGGAAGGGGCGCTCGATCTAAGCCGCTTCACCACGGCCGCGGCGATCGGCGAACATTTTCGGCAATGGGAGCATGTCCTCACGTTCGTTCGCAAAGGAGAGATGCCTCCCGACAAAGCCAAGCAGCCGACGATCGAAGAACGGAACGCCGCCCTCGCGACGATCGAACGCCTGATGGCCGCGGAAGCCAAGAAATGGTCGGGCGATCCCGGCGTCGTGTTGCCGCGGCGACTGACCGTGGCGGAGTACAACTACACGATCCGCGACCTCACCGGCGTCGACATCCGGCCGGCGGAATCGTTCCCGGTCGATCCGGCCTCCGGCGAAGGATTCAATAACACGGGCGAAGCGCTCGTGATGTCTCCCAATCTGTTCAAGAAGTATTACGCCGCCGCGCAGCTCGTAGCCGAGCATGTCGTGCTCACGCCGTCAGGCATGACGTTCGCGCCGTATCCCGCCGTGACGTTCGCCGATAGGGTCAAGTTCCACGAACAGGCGATCCTCCGTTTCTATGAAGAACACGACGTCGCGCTCGAAGCGTATCTCACCTCGGCTTGGGAATTCCGGCATCGCCCGGCGGCGCTCCAGCGAACGACGATCGACGTTTGGGCTGCCGAAAAGAAACTGAGCCCGAAATATTTGCGGCTCTTGTGGGACACGCTCAACGCTCCGGCCGGCGACGATCCGTTTCCGCTGAGCGCGGTCCGACGTGAATGGCACGCGATCTCCGGCCCAACGACGAACAAAGACGGCACGGTCGTACGCATCGCTCCGGCGGGGCAGATCGGGGCGTTGGCCGCGAAGATCCGTCGCGCAAGCCAGATGCTTTGTGCACAGGAATCGGCCGCGATCGTCTCGAATGCCGGTAACGCCCCGATTCAACATCTCGAGCGCCGCAAGAAATCGGCCACGGAGCGCGACACGTTCGACGAGACGATGATCGCCGACGCGCGCCGATTGCATGTCGAGTTTCGCAAGCTGAAAGATCGGCCCGAGATCGTGATCCATATCCAAGCCGTGGACGCGGCCCAGGGGACAGGCCCGGGCTACGTGGTATTGAGCGAGATGAACTTCAGCACTCAATCCGCAAACGATTATCGCCCCGCGGACAAAAAGAACCGCTCGCTCGGTAGCGTGCTCAAGGAGTTCGCACCCGAACAGTGGAAGCGGCTCAAGCCCGGCGTGCATCCGCTCGGGCACAAGATCGATGCGGAAAGCATCGTCGTGTCGACCGCCGCGCCGCTGGAGATCAACGTTCCGACGAAGGCCTTCACCGATCGGCCGGAGATTCGATTCTTCGTCGAAGCCAAGCTCGACCGCGAAGAGGCGAAGACGCCGATGGTGCGAGTCGCGGTATCGGACAAACCGTTAGGTGCTGTTGCAACGGGTGTCGATGATTTAGCGGGTTTGCTGATCGATCCGCAGAGTCCGCTCGCGGCGCGGCTTCGCGCATCCGGCGTCGAGTTCTGCCGGACGTTTCCGAATCGGTTCGTGTACGTCGACTCGACGCGCGGCCTGTCGGCCGGCTTCCATCTCATCGAGGGAGTCTTTCGCGACGACATGCCGCTCGTGAAGCTCGTTCTCGACGACACGGAGCGAGCCGAGCTCGACCGCTTGTGGAACGAGCTCTACTTCGGCACCGGCCTGATGGAAAAGATGCTCCGAGGGTTCGTCTTCTTCGAGCGGAGCGAGCGAAACTTTCTCAAGCACGCCGACTTCGACTCCTTCAAGGAAGAAGATCCGGGCCTCGTTCACGACGACACGCTCGCACGCTTCGAGCAGGTTTATCTCGTCCGTTCCGGCGTGAAAGCCGGCGATCCGAAGGTCGCCGACCATCCGGTTCATTTGTTCTTCAGCGAGATTCGCAACGGCCTGAAATTGCGAGCCGAACAGTTCGCGCACGCCAAGCCGATCTATCTCCGGCAGCTGCTGGAATTCGCGGAGCGGGCCTATCGCCGCCCTCTTACCGAAGCCGAGCGCGTTCAGCTGGTGAAATTCTACGAGACGACCTCGAGCCGGCCGGAACTCGGAATCGAGCAAGCGGTGCGCGGGTGCGTAACAAGCATTCTCGTCTCGCCGTATTTCTGTTGCCGCATCGACTTGCCCGCCGGCGGCGAATCGGTTGCGCCGCTCGCCGACATCTCGCTCGCTTCGCGGCTCAGCTATTTCCTCTGGTCGTCGATGCCCGATGAAGAGCTCGCAGCTCTAGCGAAGGCCGGCAAACTTAACGACGAAGTGACGCTCCGACAACAACTACGGCGCATGCTGAAGGACCCGAAGGTCCGTGCGTTCGCGTTGGAGTTCTTCGGCCAATGGCTCCGTCATCGCGACTTCCTGGAGCAAGAATCGGTCGACCGGCGGGTGTTTCCCGCTTTCAAAGACGATCTCAAGCTCGCGATGTTCGAAGAACCGACGCGGATGATCACGCATCTAATTCAAACCGATCGGCCCGTAACCGATGTGCTCTACGGCGACGTGACGTTCGTCAATAAGTCGCTCGCGGCCCATTACGGCTGGCCCGGTCCGAACTCGGAGAGCGAGTGGCAACAGGTCGACGGCATCCAACGCCACGGTCGCGGCGGCGTGCTCGGTATGGCCGTGTTCCTCACGGCTTATTCCCAACCGCAACGAACGAGCCCGGTGAAGCGCGGCTTCTGGGTCGTGCATAAGATTCTGGGAGAACACATCCCGGCGCCGCCGAACGACATCGCTCCGCTACCGGCCAAGGAAACGGAAACCAACGGCAAGACGATTCGCCAATTGCTCGCGCTCCACACCGAAGCCGAGATGTGCGCACGCTGCCATAAACGGTTCGACCCGATCGGGCTCTCGATGGAAGGCTTCGACCCGATCGGCAAGGCCCGCAGCAAGGATCTCGCAGGCAGGCCGGTCGATAACGTCGTGAAGCTCCCCTCGGGCGAGACTTCGCACGGCGTGCCGGAATTCTTGAAGTACATCCGGGCGAATCGCAACGACGACTACCTCGATACGCTCTGCCGAAAGTTCCTCGGCTACGCGCTCGGCCGCTCGGTCGAAGCATCCGATCACGACCTACTCGAGAAGATGAAAGCCGAGCTTCGTCGCCACGACGACAAATTCTCGGCGCTGTTCGAAACCGTGGTTTGCAGCCCTCAATTCAGAAATCAGCGCTGTCGAGATTTCTCGCTCGCCCGATTCAAGCCGACTTCCTCAGGAGATTAA
- a CDS encoding 6-bladed beta-propeller, translated as MHSPLRCVVAALALLVTIPAFAADKVQPVRLGTGVMTFETVPGWGLRPDGKSALGSTHGAVVIDKAGAVYVSANKGVVVFAPEGSMIKEYVGKDFTSLHDMEIRAEGDEEFIYGARNGAAEGIKFNARTGEIVFKLPFPKESGLNLTKFSPTAITVAPNGEIFLSDGYASNHIFVFDKAGKYLRHFGEKGNELKQFNTAHGMTLDTRYEPPRLLVCDRNHTPKGRLLHYGLDGSFIGEVITGLGMPTSASVQGDYVSVPDLLGRLVILDKENKIVATLGENPDPEKGKSFGITQDKWVEGAFSGTHGSYWDKDGNLYVQDWNVDGRIMKLVRVKQPAATSGE; from the coding sequence ATGCACAGCCCACTTCGTTGTGTCGTCGCCGCGCTCGCGCTGCTCGTAACCATCCCGGCGTTCGCCGCCGACAAGGTCCAACCGGTGCGACTCGGCACCGGCGTGATGACTTTCGAAACCGTTCCCGGCTGGGGCTTGCGACCCGACGGTAAATCGGCTCTCGGGTCGACGCACGGCGCGGTCGTGATCGATAAGGCCGGCGCCGTGTACGTGAGCGCGAATAAGGGAGTCGTCGTGTTCGCGCCCGAGGGCTCGATGATCAAGGAATATGTCGGCAAGGATTTCACCAGTTTGCACGACATGGAGATTCGCGCCGAAGGAGACGAAGAATTCATCTACGGCGCGCGCAACGGCGCCGCCGAAGGAATCAAGTTCAACGCCCGCACCGGCGAGATCGTCTTCAAGCTCCCCTTCCCGAAAGAGTCGGGCCTGAACCTAACGAAGTTCAGCCCGACGGCCATCACCGTCGCTCCGAACGGCGAAATCTTTCTTTCCGACGGCTACGCGAGCAACCACATCTTCGTGTTCGACAAGGCCGGCAAGTACCTGCGACACTTCGGCGAGAAGGGGAACGAACTCAAGCAGTTCAACACGGCTCACGGCATGACGCTCGACACGCGTTACGAACCGCCCCGGCTCTTGGTCTGCGATCGGAACCACACGCCGAAGGGACGCCTCTTGCACTACGGTCTCGACGGCAGCTTCATCGGCGAAGTGATCACGGGCCTCGGCATGCCGACTTCGGCGAGCGTGCAAGGAGATTACGTTTCGGTGCCCGACTTGCTCGGCCGGCTCGTGATACTCGACAAGGAAAACAAGATCGTGGCGACGCTCGGCGAGAATCCCGACCCAGAGAAGGGGAAGAGCTTCGGCATCACGCAAGACAAGTGGGTCGAAGGAGCGTTCAGCGGCACGCACGGCTCCTACTGGGACAAGGACGGCAATCTCTACGTCCAAGACTGGAACGTCGACGGCCGGATCATGAAGCTGGTACGCGTGAAACAACCGGCGGCGACCTCGGGCGAATAG
- a CDS encoding DUF1552 domain-containing protein: MDRPLSRRIVLKGLGTSVALPWLEAAHLWGGDFSKPNARPPQRFACMFIGDGISPPSWWSKGDGAAMELGPSLAPLARHKDKLNVINGLFNQQAGGGHAKCAGNILSGIALQRGRVIRGGVSMDQLLAKHLEDDVFLPSLVLGCEQPVSGFHESQYSMVYASHISWLSPNSPIPIELYPSLAFDSLFGSQTGKLQGSILDQVREQAAGLRLRVSHSDQVKIDEYLTSVRETEQRLQNLNKQQRSEVPQKDVAGARPAEGQPKDFREYARLMCDIIALAFQTDRSRIATLLLSRDLSGQTYPFLNIRDDHHSYSHANTGPDYKAIVDCHVEQYGYLVDRLANMQEGDGTVLDNSCLMFVSEHWDAHNSNQVPLLLAGGLGGTLKTGRSLDFMKSGNERRRLCSLYLSLMDRMGLQLPEFGDSKERLAGI, encoded by the coding sequence GTGGACCGACCTTTATCTCGCCGCATCGTGCTCAAGGGGCTGGGAACTTCGGTCGCGCTCCCATGGCTCGAAGCTGCGCATCTCTGGGGTGGCGACTTCTCGAAGCCGAACGCGCGGCCGCCGCAACGCTTCGCCTGCATGTTCATCGGCGACGGCATCTCGCCCCCGAGCTGGTGGTCGAAGGGAGACGGCGCCGCGATGGAGCTCGGGCCGAGCCTTGCACCGCTCGCGCGCCACAAAGATAAGCTCAACGTCATCAACGGCCTGTTCAACCAACAGGCCGGCGGCGGACATGCGAAATGCGCAGGCAACATCCTCTCGGGCATCGCGCTGCAGCGAGGCCGCGTGATTCGCGGCGGCGTGAGCATGGATCAGCTGTTGGCGAAGCATTTGGAAGACGACGTTTTCCTCCCAAGCCTCGTGCTCGGGTGCGAGCAGCCGGTGAGCGGATTCCACGAGAGCCAGTATTCGATGGTGTATGCATCGCACATCTCTTGGCTGAGCCCGAACTCGCCGATTCCGATCGAGCTGTATCCCTCGTTGGCGTTCGATAGCCTCTTCGGAAGTCAAACCGGCAAGCTGCAGGGAAGCATCCTCGACCAGGTGCGCGAGCAAGCGGCGGGCCTAAGGCTTCGCGTCAGCCATTCCGACCAGGTGAAGATCGACGAATACCTGACGTCGGTGCGGGAGACCGAACAGCGCTTGCAGAATCTCAACAAACAACAACGGAGCGAAGTGCCGCAGAAGGATGTCGCCGGCGCGCGACCGGCCGAAGGGCAACCGAAGGATTTCCGCGAGTATGCGCGCCTGATGTGCGACATCATCGCGCTGGCGTTCCAGACCGATCGCTCGCGCATCGCCACGTTGCTGCTCTCGCGCGATCTCTCAGGCCAAACCTATCCGTTCCTCAACATTCGCGACGACCACCACAGCTATTCTCACGCCAACACCGGGCCCGACTACAAGGCGATCGTCGATTGCCACGTCGAGCAATACGGGTACCTCGTCGATCGCTTGGCGAACATGCAAGAAGGGGACGGCACGGTGCTGGACAACTCGTGCCTCATGTTCGTCTCGGAACATTGGGACGCTCACAACAGCAACCAAGTGCCTCTGCTCCTCGCCGGCGGCCTCGGCGGAACCCTGAAGACCGGCCGCTCGCTCGACTTCATGAAGTCGGGGAACGAGCGCCGTCGGTTGTGCAGCCTTTATCTATCGCTGATGGATCGAATGGGACTGCAATTGCCCGAGTTCGGCGACTCCAAAGAGCGCTTGGCAGGCATTTAA
- a CDS encoding class I SAM-dependent methyltransferase has protein sequence MSSTREPQYQDSIGMREQFGATNLGMVIALSWHEDPKRLAFTFARYKFVAKMFAGMERVLEVGCGDGFASRIVKQEVTHLTAVDFDPIFIRDAQERMRPEWAFDCKVHDMLEGPVSPGNFEGIYSLDVLEHIQPKDEDAFVGNAVNSLADHGSLIIGMPSLESQAYASPRSKAGHVNCKSAPDLKKLMQRFFHRVFMFSMNDEVVHTGFHPMAQYVIALCCDRK, from the coding sequence ATGAGCTCCACTCGCGAGCCGCAGTATCAAGACTCGATCGGCATGCGCGAGCAGTTCGGAGCTACCAACCTCGGGATGGTCATCGCTCTTTCTTGGCATGAAGACCCCAAGCGGCTCGCGTTTACGTTTGCGCGCTATAAGTTCGTCGCCAAGATGTTCGCCGGCATGGAGCGGGTGCTCGAAGTCGGCTGCGGCGACGGCTTTGCTTCGCGGATCGTGAAGCAAGAAGTAACGCATTTGACCGCGGTCGACTTCGATCCCATTTTTATTCGAGACGCGCAAGAAAGAATGCGTCCGGAGTGGGCCTTCGATTGCAAGGTCCACGATATGCTCGAAGGACCGGTATCCCCCGGCAATTTCGAAGGGATCTATTCGCTGGATGTGCTGGAGCACATTCAGCCGAAGGATGAAGATGCTTTCGTCGGCAACGCGGTGAATTCGCTCGCCGATCACGGCTCGCTGATCATCGGCATGCCCTCGCTGGAGTCGCAAGCGTATGCATCGCCGCGCAGCAAGGCCGGGCACGTCAACTGCAAGAGCGCTCCCGATCTGAAGAAGCTCATGCAACGATTCTTTCATCGCGTCTTCATGTTTTCCATGAACGACGAAGTCGTGCATACGGGCTTTCACCCGATGGCTCAGTATGTGATCGCTCTCTGTTGCGACCGCAAATAG
- a CDS encoding glycosyltransferase family 2 protein, whose protein sequence is MTLPADASPTIGYDYTTGPARPDAILDRIDLTLFIACYNEAENIVGTLDTLLGALQQFPETTWEALLIDDASKDRTAEVVKRWLDEHPGLPIYLKVNKKNKGLACNYIEGAFWGRGKYYRLVCGDDVEPRETFCEVLRQLGTSDMVIFYQDCRGRSLFRRLLSRTFTGLVNLISGHRLKYYNGLAIHKRYNVMRWNANYHGFGFQTDILTRLLDEGIPYKEVLVKAHERPNGHSKALTMKNLLSVSHTLLDLSIRRFGRIFFNR, encoded by the coding sequence ATGACGCTTCCTGCCGACGCTTCGCCAACCATCGGTTACGACTACACCACGGGCCCGGCACGACCCGATGCGATTCTCGACCGGATCGATCTGACGCTCTTCATCGCCTGTTACAACGAAGCCGAAAATATCGTCGGCACGCTCGACACTCTGTTGGGCGCTCTGCAACAGTTTCCCGAAACGACATGGGAAGCTCTGCTGATCGACGACGCCAGCAAAGATCGCACCGCCGAGGTGGTCAAGCGCTGGCTCGACGAGCATCCCGGGCTGCCGATCTATTTGAAGGTCAACAAGAAGAACAAAGGGTTGGCGTGTAACTACATCGAAGGAGCGTTCTGGGGTCGCGGAAAATACTACCGACTCGTCTGCGGCGACGACGTCGAACCGCGCGAAACGTTTTGCGAGGTGCTCCGGCAACTCGGCACGTCCGACATGGTCATCTTCTATCAAGACTGCCGAGGTCGATCGCTGTTTCGCCGTCTGCTCTCTCGCACGTTTACCGGATTGGTCAATTTGATCAGCGGTCACCGCTTGAAATACTACAACGGCTTGGCGATTCACAAGCGATACAACGTCATGCGTTGGAACGCCAATTACCACGGCTTCGGGTTCCAAACCGACATTCTCACGCGTCTGCTGGACGAGGGCATCCCCTACAAAGAAGTGCTGGTGAAAGCGCACGAGCGGCCGAATGGACATTCCAAAGCACTGACGATGAAGAACCTTCTTTCGGTATCGCATACGCTGCTCGACCTCTCGATTCGCCGCTTCGGTCGAATCTTCTTCAATCGCTGA